A window from Mytilus galloprovincialis chromosome 8, xbMytGall1.hap1.1, whole genome shotgun sequence encodes these proteins:
- the LOC143042088 gene encoding uncharacterized protein LOC143042088, translated as MAERLRPEDLGVNVNLGEGDQIVFTADDDESLDEDDDDFHFASDQQPMQPVTPTRQAPSSTFQFTTGQQEPRYHPAQPLQPIQPVQPFGFSQQFRPAPIQPRPEYIEIHKTPKELTPETYLQESEVTLWNNFFQTTPMNPEEMYYERYYYNKARKTLWYNGYVTIVGFCGDGKSSMAEHLMISFIMKPKALKWGSHAGTEREFKENSIPESKRELYECIYVNSPEEWYMKVDRNKKQVIIVDDIFGEAATSMHKIEPWIPHLDTMVQTAIDNKPNLLLITTCHKHQFDKLPSFVTRKRIFSTNHLIDLTAPKPGYSDQGSVIEKICEYYDFKMGFRDRDELQYDQVKEGFPIKCRLFAAVKSFHMEGKQYFANPSRAFENVIQKVYNFDKIIFYTLAVAVLFDGKLDLDKEVFEQYTDREQKIFRELIEPLEISREVNLGKMRFAATLLNGVFFVPKQLHCWVFCHEHVMHLVAESINRKIPKKIVELCSHDFLMERCRTGNYFGGKMESYITVWPKEHSQLAQRFVFEILSGNVRLIASHSALNNEKCSKDFFEFMGEMGSLLPVIQQKGPFNRSLFFWAAFYGQEATVRQYLTNEELKEFKEEQWFQDELQAALFAVCYGTTISHGKMVKLLLDEGAPLTSTENLADDEFKELYGDDLLDLMKLKPTLMHIAAQFGSGETIKTLKQKGLDINAALEDGYTPMHLAVRNTDDGAARALMDLKCDLEAETPNGHKPIHEALLAGKESIVRQLHYNDKERLNKTTMEGNRSLLHAAACTGDKQIVTLVQGLGTGCRGNSVFDPWSPLAEAAAQGDLEIVRYLVENNAEVNQSGISGWTALHFATLFYHEDIVNFLLSKGADVNSTTSTKISPLHLAAENGYSELCHILLDKGAKPEMLTSQGEFALTLAAKNGHFHLLQFFLDEGIELPLPQEREITPSQKDEILIAIMQRAGPEYKHRYMFM; from the exons atggCAGAAAGACTGCGACCAGAAGACTTAGGGGTGAATGTAAATCTTGGGGAAGGAGATCAGATAGTGTTTACTGCag atGATGATGAAAGTTTAGATGAAGACGATGACGATTTTCACTTTGCATCAGATCAACAACCTATGCAACCAGTTACACCAACTAGACAAGCACCTTCGAGTACCTTCCAGTTTACAACTGGTCAACAGGAACCTAGATATCATCCAGCCCAGCCTCTCCAACCTATACAACCTGTACAGCCATTTGGGTTCTCACAACAGTTCAGACCAGCTCCAATCCAACCAAGACCTGAATACATAGAGATACACAAAACACCTAAAGAGCTGACACCTGAGACATACCTACAAGAATCTGAGGTTACAT TGTGGAATAACTTCTTCCAGACAACTCCAATGAATCCAGAGGAAATGTATTATGAGCGTTATTATTACAATAAAGCAAGAAAGACCCTATGGTACAACGGATATGTAACTATCGTTGGTTTCTGTGGTGATGGAAAGTCGTCCATGGCAGAACATCTCATGATCAGTTTTATTATGAAGCCTAAAGCTTTAAAATGGGGCTCCCATGCAGGGACTGAAAGAGAATTTAAAGAAAACAGCATTCCAGAAAGTAAAAGAGAACTGTATGAATGTATCTACGTAAATTCTCCCGAGGAATGGTACATGAAAGTCGATCGTAACAAGAAGCAGGTGATTATCGTTGATGATATATTTGGTGAAGCAGCAACAAGCATGCATAAAATAGAACCCTGGATCCCTCATCTAGACACTATGGTTCAAACAGCCATTGACAATAAACCAAACCTTCTTCTTATTACAACATGTCACAAACATCAGTTCGATAAACTGCCGTCTTTCGTTACTAGAAAACGAATCTTTTCCACCAATCATCTCATTGATCTTACCGCTCCTAAACCTGGCTATTCTGATCAAGGATCTGTCATCGAGAAAATTTGCGAATATTATGACTTTAAAATGGGTTTCCGTGATAGAGACGAACTACAGTATGATCAAGTAAAAGAAGGATTTCCAATCAAATGCAGACTGTTTGCTGCCGTGAAGAGTTTCCATATGGAAGGCAAACAATATTTTGCCAATCCTAGCAGAGCATTTGAGAATGTTATCCAGAAGgtgtataattttgataaaattatattCTACACATTAGCAGTTGCTGTTTTGTTCGATGGTAAACTTGATCTTGATAAAGAAGTATTTGAACAATACACAGACAGAGAACAAAAGATTTTCAGAGAACTGATAGAACCATTAGAAATTTCAAGGGAGGTAAATCTTGGGAAAATGAGGTTTGCTGCAACTCTACTGAATGGGGTATTCTTTGTCCCAAAACAACTTCATTGCTGGGTGTTCTGCCATGAACATGTAATGCATCTTGTAGCTGAATCAATCAACCGTAAAATTCCAAAGAAGATTGTTGAACTTTGCTCACATGACTTTTTAATGGAGAGATGTAGAACTGGAAATTACTTTGGTGGTAAAATGGAGTCATACATCACTGTATGGCCAAAAGAACATTCGCAACTTGCACAACGTTTTGTATTTGAAATCCTGTCTGGAAATGTCCGGTTAATCGCTTCTCATTCTGCGTTGAACAATGAAAAGTGTTCAAAGGATTTCTTTGAATTTATGGGCGAGATGGGAAGTTTGTTACCAGTCATTCAGCAGAAAGGTCCATTTAATAGATCATTATTTTTCTGGGCAGCATTCTATGGGCAAGAGGCTACAGTGAGGCAATATCTAACAAATGAAGAATTGAAAGAATTTAAAGAAGAACAATGGTTCCAGGATGAACTTCAAGCTGCTTTGTTTGCAGTTTGCTATGGAACTACAATTTCGCATGGAAAAATGGTCAAGCTGCTCCTAGATGAAGGAGCACCACTGACCTCAACTGAAAATCTTGCAGACGATGAATTTAAAGAGTTGTATGGAGATGATTTGCTTGATTTAATGAAGTTGAAACCAACATTGATGCATATTGCTGCTCAATTTGGTTCAGGAGAAACAATCAAAACATTGAAACAAAAAGGATTAGATATAAATGCGGCACTAGAGGATGGATACACACCGATGCATCTAGCAGTGAGAAATACGGACGATGGTGCTGCTAGAGCACTTATGGATCTAAAGTGTGATTTAGAGGCAGAAACACCCAACGGACATAAACCTATACATGAAGCTTTACTGGCAGGTAAGGAAAGTATAGTCAGACAACTACACTACAATGACAAAGAAAGGTTAAATAAAACCACAATGGAGGGTAACCGATCGCTCTTACATGCAGCAGCATGCACTGGAGACAAGCAGATTGTTACTTTAGTCCAAGGATTGGGAACTGGTTGCAGGGGAAACAGCGTCTTTGATCCTTGGTCACCATTAGCAGAAGCAGCAGCACAAGGAGATTTAGAAATCGTAAGATATCTTGTGGAAAATAACGCAGAGGTTAATCAGTCTGGTATATCTGGATGGACAGCGCTGCACTTCGCTACATTGTTTTATCATGAAGATATTGTTAATTTCTTATTGAGCAAAGGGGCAGATGTTAATTCAACAACTTCAACAAAAATATCCCCACTTCATCTTGCAGCTGAAAATGGATACTCTGAACTTTGTCATATCCTGTTAGATAAGGGTGCAAAACCTGAGATGTTGACAAGCCAAGGGGAATTTGCTCTCACATTAGCAGCAAAGAATGGACATTTTCATTTGCTGCAGTTTTTCTTGGATGAAGGGATAGAACTTCCACTACCTcaagaaagggagataactccaagCCAGAAAGATGAAATTTTAATTGCGATAATGCAAAGAGCAGGTCCTGAGTACAAGCACAGATATATGTTCATGTAA